A DNA window from bacterium contains the following coding sequences:
- a CDS encoding thioredoxin family protein produces MTTVVDPEGLARAVARGRSAVLFHATWCPHCRRFAPEFRRALEAADGRRAVEAVVDDEANPLWTLHAIEVVPTVIFFEEGRATKRLDGVLGVGLDAERLGSALAE; encoded by the coding sequence ATGACCACCGTCGTCGATCCCGAGGGTCTGGCGCGGGCCGTCGCCCGCGGCCGCAGCGCCGTGTTGTTCCACGCGACGTGGTGTCCGCACTGCCGTCGCTTCGCGCCGGAGTTCCGGCGCGCGCTGGAGGCGGCCGACGGGCGGCGCGCCGTCGAGGCGGTCGTGGACGACGAGGCCAACCCGCTCTGGACGCTCCACGCGATCGAGGTCGTCCCGACGGTGATCTTCTTCGAGGAGGGCCGCGCGACGAAGCGGCTCGACGGCGTGCTCGGCGTCGGCCTCGACGCGGAGCGACTGGGAAGCGCGCTCGCGGAGTGA
- a CDS encoding L,D-transpeptidase family protein, with translation MGLGRIKGGIGGKAARATLALALACGLAAPVAEAAGRARQRQGAAKAEVRRDVKRYDSRLFGPEVPLAEIVGRLGLPRDDDGKLLAARAVIIKSQRRLELYVGDLMVKAYRVQLGGRPTGDKEKAHDSRTPEGEYAVCRHVPGAYHRGLLINYPNLKDAQRGLAAGLIGADVVAAIEQATRDGGCPPQETPLGGWIMIHGQHPSVTAWLENEAQEGRVRLERGQVPGDGNPRSLHKVWDWTQGCVALLNPDVRELFDFLADGARLTIVADGVPAAPIAWPPPAEVDRGPEAAAPQAAPPVRRSKKSQGAKAPQGPSPSGPTTTTK, from the coding sequence ATGGGACTCGGGCGGATCAAAGGCGGCATCGGCGGGAAGGCGGCGCGGGCGACGCTCGCGCTGGCGCTCGCCTGCGGCCTCGCCGCGCCGGTCGCCGAGGCGGCCGGGCGCGCGCGCCAGAGGCAAGGCGCGGCGAAGGCGGAAGTCCGCCGCGACGTCAAGCGCTACGACTCCCGCCTCTTCGGCCCCGAAGTCCCGCTCGCCGAGATCGTCGGCCGGCTCGGCCTGCCGCGCGACGACGACGGGAAGCTGCTCGCGGCGCGGGCGGTGATCATCAAGAGCCAACGGCGGCTCGAACTCTACGTCGGCGACCTGATGGTCAAGGCCTACCGCGTGCAGCTCGGCGGCCGTCCCACCGGCGACAAGGAAAAGGCGCACGATTCGCGCACCCCCGAAGGGGAGTACGCCGTCTGCCGCCACGTGCCCGGCGCCTATCACCGCGGGCTGCTGATCAACTATCCGAACCTCAAGGACGCGCAGCGCGGCCTCGCCGCGGGGCTGATCGGCGCCGACGTCGTCGCGGCGATCGAGCAGGCGACGCGCGACGGCGGCTGCCCGCCGCAGGAGACGCCGCTCGGCGGCTGGATCATGATCCACGGGCAGCATCCGAGCGTCACGGCGTGGCTGGAAAACGAGGCGCAGGAAGGGCGCGTGCGGCTCGAGCGCGGCCAAGTGCCCGGAGACGGCAATCCGCGAAGCCTGCACAAGGTGTGGGACTGGACGCAGGGGTGCGTGGCGTTGCTCAACCCGGACGTCCGGGAGTTGTTCGACTTCCTCGCCGACGGCGCGCGGCTGACGATCGTCGCCGACGGCGTTCCGGCGGCGCCGATCGCGTGGCCCCCGCCGGCGGAAGTCGATCGCGGGCCGGAGGCCGCGGCGCCGCAAGCGGCCCCGCCCGTGCGGCGAAGCAAGAAGAGTCAGGGAGCGAAGGCGCCCCAAGGCCCGTCGCCGTCCGGCCCGACGACGACGACCAAATAG
- a CDS encoding C25 family cysteine peptidase translates to MPPTRHVVMALLSLCCITSAVADGRFPSPSRYVPLAGAAAPAPAALKQESSAGALYAARLETPGLMVGEAPTERGPRAVLELQGGGVTGALGHPRLPASRRLVEVPRGAAVALDVDEGVCTTVSLKEWGLPDRLLPVQPPVPKVEGAVVPYVEDHLAYAKDELYPAAAAEIVDRAVIRGREVALVEIRPVRANPARGELRVCPSIGVRLVAEGAAVKANAEGAAAKENAEAARLASPQLDAALAGVVASTNETAAATSGPVGVGGATDEGAEGMLVIVHDSLVSALQPFVDWKRRTGFKVEVLKTSQIGVSPDDVAVKAAIQQRYQQWSHPSLGFVLLVGDSAYVPVHVGSAMGYSQPDENWYACVDGSDYLPDLAIARISTQTAAETTNVVNKLLMYERATFPTTAWLSKAGFVGTQEADYITTIETTHDYVNTTYYVPNGYQQTAYSHGAAASDRHYHSYGATRADISASINDGRGIVEYSGHGAESMWYGPGDNGSASYRQADVAANTNSGMYPFVVANACLTAHINYGSDVVGETWQKSANKGSVGYWGASDYSYWDEDDILERSFHQHLFSAAAPLAGQLTNLAKLDVYNHYGAADNVAYYYQIYTLLSEPSLSIWLGAPKAMSMTTTPSLAVGGTAFEATVTDGTNPIAGALVAVQRSSDHVLEAAYTDAAGHVALTLAPPPAATGTIAVTATRPGRRPVETTIPVDPAAGAVLGLDPAALDDSAGCDPDGYGDPGEWVVVRATLHNYGLTAATNVAATLSSTSKIYVTEAPLVVGTLAGGASQAINFHVQIGAVSCLDSATFTVAATGDGGLAASTSFQATLNRDFSETRTTETMEHAGAAPSGWTHGAGSGTDDWAIVATANNTQGGQYSFHCSDPDSTSEKWLATPAYTVVAPNPRFEVWHQIASEASWDGGRLEISTDGGANWNDVGSHFTEGGYDATLKGGALSGQQAWTGSTSFRRTVADLSSYVGQTVKLRFRFSSDDSVNVADGGWWIDDAAFVYGAGVGCDSHKCGVPTRDTAIASMTKGSGVTLVWRADPLAVRYKILRGADATKKASFVDVTAQDADPTDTTFTDNAAGNFAAYLVVVVGPDGDGPWGAFAP, encoded by the coding sequence ATGCCCCCCACCCGTCACGTCGTCATGGCTCTGCTGTCGCTGTGCTGCATCACTTCCGCCGTCGCCGACGGACGATTTCCGTCGCCGAGCCGCTACGTGCCGCTCGCCGGCGCCGCGGCCCCGGCGCCCGCCGCGCTCAAGCAGGAGAGCTCGGCCGGGGCGCTTTACGCGGCGCGCCTCGAGACGCCCGGCCTGATGGTCGGCGAGGCGCCGACGGAGCGCGGACCGCGCGCCGTCCTCGAGCTTCAGGGCGGCGGCGTGACCGGCGCGCTCGGTCATCCCCGTCTTCCGGCGAGCCGCCGCCTCGTCGAAGTTCCGCGCGGCGCCGCGGTCGCGCTCGACGTGGACGAAGGGGTCTGCACGACGGTCTCGCTGAAGGAGTGGGGCCTCCCCGATCGGCTGTTGCCGGTCCAGCCGCCGGTTCCGAAGGTCGAGGGAGCGGTCGTCCCCTACGTCGAGGACCACCTGGCCTACGCCAAGGACGAGCTCTACCCCGCCGCCGCGGCGGAGATCGTGGACCGCGCCGTGATCCGCGGGCGCGAGGTCGCGCTGGTCGAGATCCGCCCGGTCCGCGCCAACCCGGCGCGCGGCGAGCTGCGCGTCTGCCCGTCGATCGGCGTGCGCCTCGTCGCCGAGGGCGCCGCGGTCAAGGCGAACGCCGAGGGCGCCGCGGCCAAGGAGAACGCCGAGGCCGCGCGCCTCGCCTCGCCGCAGCTCGACGCCGCGCTCGCCGGAGTCGTCGCCTCGACCAACGAGACGGCGGCGGCGACATCCGGCCCGGTCGGCGTGGGCGGAGCGACCGACGAAGGCGCCGAAGGGATGCTGGTGATCGTCCACGACAGCCTCGTCTCCGCGCTGCAGCCGTTCGTGGACTGGAAGCGCAGGACCGGCTTCAAGGTCGAGGTGCTCAAGACCTCGCAGATCGGCGTCTCGCCCGACGACGTCGCCGTCAAGGCGGCGATCCAGCAGCGGTACCAGCAGTGGAGCCATCCGTCGCTCGGCTTCGTGCTGCTCGTCGGCGACAGCGCCTACGTGCCGGTGCACGTCGGCTCGGCGATGGGCTACAGCCAGCCGGACGAGAACTGGTACGCCTGCGTGGACGGCAGCGACTACCTCCCGGACCTCGCGATCGCGCGGATCTCGACGCAGACCGCGGCCGAGACGACCAACGTCGTGAACAAGCTGCTGATGTACGAGCGCGCGACGTTCCCCACGACCGCGTGGCTCTCCAAGGCCGGGTTCGTCGGCACGCAGGAAGCCGACTACATCACCACGATCGAGACGACGCACGACTACGTCAACACGACGTACTACGTGCCGAACGGCTACCAGCAGACGGCGTACAGCCACGGCGCGGCGGCGAGCGACCGGCACTACCACAGCTACGGCGCGACGCGCGCCGACATTTCCGCGTCGATCAACGACGGCCGCGGGATCGTCGAGTACTCCGGCCACGGGGCGGAGAGCATGTGGTACGGGCCGGGGGACAACGGCTCGGCCAGCTACCGGCAGGCCGACGTGGCGGCGAACACGAACTCGGGCATGTATCCGTTCGTCGTCGCCAACGCCTGCCTCACCGCGCACATCAACTACGGTTCGGACGTCGTCGGCGAGACTTGGCAGAAGTCGGCGAACAAGGGTTCGGTCGGCTACTGGGGAGCGAGCGACTACAGCTACTGGGACGAGGACGACATCCTCGAGCGCTCGTTCCACCAGCATCTCTTCTCGGCCGCCGCCCCCTTGGCCGGGCAGCTGACGAACCTCGCCAAGCTCGACGTCTACAACCACTACGGCGCCGCCGACAACGTCGCCTACTACTACCAGATCTACACGCTGCTCTCCGAGCCGTCCCTTTCGATTTGGCTCGGCGCGCCGAAGGCGATGTCGATGACGACGACGCCGAGCCTCGCGGTCGGCGGAACGGCGTTCGAGGCGACGGTCACCGACGGGACGAACCCGATCGCCGGCGCGCTCGTCGCCGTGCAGCGCTCGTCGGACCACGTGCTCGAGGCGGCCTACACCGACGCGGCGGGGCACGTCGCGCTGACCCTCGCGCCGCCGCCGGCGGCGACCGGAACGATCGCCGTCACGGCGACCCGTCCCGGCCGCCGGCCGGTCGAGACGACGATCCCGGTCGATCCCGCCGCCGGCGCGGTGCTCGGGCTCGATCCCGCCGCGCTCGACGATTCCGCGGGGTGCGACCCCGACGGCTACGGCGACCCCGGCGAGTGGGTCGTCGTCCGCGCCACGCTTCACAACTACGGCCTGACGGCCGCGACGAACGTCGCCGCGACCCTCTCCTCGACCAGCAAGATCTACGTGACCGAAGCCCCGCTGGTCGTCGGGACGCTCGCCGGGGGCGCGTCGCAGGCGATCAACTTCCACGTGCAGATCGGCGCCGTCTCCTGCCTCGACTCGGCGACGTTCACGGTCGCCGCGACCGGCGACGGCGGCCTCGCCGCCTCGACCTCGTTCCAGGCGACGCTGAACCGGGACTTCAGCGAGACGCGCACGACGGAGACGATGGAGCACGCCGGCGCCGCGCCGTCCGGCTGGACCCACGGCGCGGGCAGCGGGACGGACGACTGGGCGATCGTCGCCACGGCCAACAACACCCAGGGCGGGCAGTACTCGTTCCACTGCTCGGATCCGGATTCGACGAGCGAGAAGTGGCTCGCCACCCCCGCCTACACCGTCGTCGCCCCGAACCCGCGCTTCGAGGTCTGGCACCAGATCGCCTCCGAGGCGTCGTGGGACGGCGGACGGCTGGAGATTTCGACCGACGGCGGCGCGAACTGGAACGACGTCGGATCGCACTTCACCGAAGGCGGCTACGACGCGACGCTCAAGGGGGGCGCGCTCAGCGGACAGCAGGCGTGGACCGGATCGACGTCGTTCCGCCGCACGGTCGCCGACCTCTCGTCCTACGTCGGCCAGACCGTCAAACTCCGTTTTCGCTTCTCTTCCGACGATTCGGTCAACGTCGCCGACGGCGGCTGGTGGATCGACGACGCGGCGTTCGTTTACGGCGCCGGCGTCGGCTGCGACTCGCACAAGTGCGGCGTGCCGACGCGCGACACGGCGATCGCCTCGATGACGAAAGGGAGCGGCGTGACCCTCGTCTGGCGCGCCGATCCGCTGGCCGTGCGCTACAAGATCCTGCGCGGCGCCGACGCGACGAAGAAGGCCTCGTTCGTGGACGTGACGGCGCAGGATGCGGACCCGACCGACACGACCTTCACCGACAACGCCGCGGGGAACTTCGCGGCCTATTTGGTCGTCGTCGTCGGGCCGGACGGCGACGGGCCTTGGGGCGCCTTCGCTCCCTGA
- the apaG gene encoding Co2+/Mg2+ efflux protein ApaG translates to MGHSVAQTEGVRVEVRSFYLPDRSEPARDIYFFGYRVRIANEGQSPVRLVSRHWIVTDGEGRVEHVRGPGVVGEQPRLEPGEAFEYTSFCPLPSSFGAMRGSYQMVRDDGSWFDAVIDSFSLEMPRSLN, encoded by the coding sequence ATGGGACATTCGGTCGCCCAAACCGAAGGCGTCCGCGTGGAGGTCAGGAGCTTCTACCTCCCCGACCGATCCGAGCCTGCGCGGGACATCTACTTCTTCGGCTACCGGGTGCGGATCGCCAACGAAGGCCAGTCGCCGGTGCGCCTCGTCAGTCGGCATTGGATCGTCACCGACGGCGAGGGGCGGGTCGAGCACGTCCGCGGCCCCGGCGTCGTGGGCGAGCAGCCGCGGCTCGAGCCGGGGGAGGCGTTCGAGTACACCAGCTTCTGCCCGCTCCCGTCGTCGTTCGGCGCGATGCGCGGCAGCTACCAGATGGTCCGCGACGACGGGTCGTGGTTCGACGCCGTGATCGACTCCTTCTCGCTGGAGATGCCGCGCTCGCTCAACTGA
- a CDS encoding patatin-like phospholipase family protein: protein MNRPTTLARLLLCLAPAFLAACATVPGPRPAAPRFPAAVEAPARPPRVAVVLGGGGVRGFAEIGVLHVLEQERIPVDIVVGTSVGSLVGAFYADSGRVFDAEFLAAGIEERDLFDYSAMAVFSGGLIKGERLEDYVRSRLRHHLIEKMEVKYAAVAVDVTTGKTTVFDRGPVAPAVHASCAIPGVFVPVEIDGATYVDGGVTDPLPADVARGMGADVVIAVAVPPAVPRTRPKNPLEVAFHAVTLMTAEIGRLRAREADVVVEPNLGVVGFRDFDRRREMIEAGEAAARAALPAIRAAIAARSR from the coding sequence ATGAATCGTCCGACGACGCTCGCCCGACTCCTGCTCTGCCTCGCCCCTGCGTTCCTCGCCGCCTGCGCCACGGTCCCCGGACCGCGCCCCGCGGCGCCGCGTTTCCCCGCGGCGGTCGAGGCGCCGGCCCGCCCGCCGCGCGTCGCGGTGGTGCTCGGCGGCGGCGGCGTGCGCGGCTTCGCCGAGATCGGCGTGCTCCACGTGCTCGAGCAGGAGCGCATCCCGGTGGACATCGTCGTCGGGACCTCGGTGGGGAGCCTCGTCGGCGCCTTCTACGCCGACTCGGGCCGCGTCTTCGACGCCGAGTTTCTCGCCGCGGGGATCGAGGAACGGGACCTCTTCGACTACAGCGCGATGGCCGTTTTTTCGGGAGGGTTAATCAAGGGGGAGCGGCTCGAGGACTACGTGCGGAGCCGGCTGCGCCACCACCTGATCGAAAAGATGGAGGTGAAGTACGCCGCGGTCGCGGTGGACGTGACGACCGGCAAGACGACGGTCTTCGATCGCGGCCCCGTGGCCCCGGCGGTGCACGCCTCCTGCGCGATCCCCGGCGTCTTCGTGCCGGTGGAGATCGACGGCGCGACCTACGTCGACGGCGGCGTGACCGATCCGTTGCCGGCCGACGTGGCGCGCGGCATGGGGGCGGACGTCGTGATCGCCGTCGCGGTCCCGCCCGCCGTGCCGCGGACGCGGCCGAAGAACCCGCTGGAGGTCGCCTTCCACGCCGTGACGTTGATGACGGCGGAGATCGGCCGGCTGCGGGCGCGCGAGGCCGACGTCGTCGTCGAGCCGAACCTCGGCGTCGTCGGCTTTCGCGACTTCGACCGGCGGCGCGAGATGATCGAGGCCGGCGAGGCGGCCGCCCGCGCCGCGCTGCCCGCGATCCGCGCGGCGATCGCGGCCCGTTCCCGCTGA
- a CDS encoding response regulator yields MDDEELVRNVSRLMLERLGYRALTAGDGVEGIEVLEQHPGEIDAVLLDMTMPRMGGLETFQELQRRQPGIKVILASGYNEEDAAERFRGHGLAGFLQKPFQMPALSEKLRAALS; encoded by the coding sequence ATCGACGACGAGGAACTGGTCCGCAACGTCTCGCGCCTGATGCTCGAGCGTTTGGGGTACCGCGCGCTCACCGCCGGCGACGGGGTCGAGGGGATCGAAGTCCTCGAACAGCACCCCGGCGAAATCGACGCCGTGCTGCTCGACATGACGATGCCGCGGATGGGCGGGCTCGAGACGTTCCAGGAGCTCCAGCGCCGTCAGCCCGGCATCAAGGTCATCCTCGCCTCGGGCTACAACGAAGAAGACGCCGCGGAACGGTTCCGCGGGCACGGCTTGGCCGGGTTCCTGCAGAAGCCGTTCCAAATGCCCGCTCTGTCCGAGAAGCTGCGCGCCGCCCTCTCGTGA